GTAAAAGAGCAGCACAGATAGAGAAGTCCCAGAAGGAGAGACTGGTGTGGAGCCACTTCAACAAAGTCAAAGTGTGATGTCACAGGAGAGCTGGTAGGTAATTGGTAAGTATTCCTCTCTTGTCTCTTGTGGTTGGATATTGATTCAAGTTAAGTAGAGTTTTAAAAAATTACACAGATAATTAATATGTTTAGAACTTCAAAACTTCTTCAATTGATTGAATTGAGGCACTCTGGTTGCTGTCTGACATAAACAAGAAAAGACTTTTCATGCCTATACTTAAGTAGGAATAAGGGTAAAACAAAAACAAGGGTCCATATTCTATTTAGTTAAGAAAAGTCTGGGGAACTCAGGCCCATGATCTCTCTATCCTGCATTCTGTGGAAATTCCTAGATGCTCCTGGTGGTTTGGATGACCGTGTGTGTAGGAGGTACCACCAGCTGGAGCTCCGAACCTTGAGTGTCAGCTGGGGAAAATACGGTGCATTCTCAAAGCTGAGGTTTGAGGACAGCATATCTCAGGACACTGTCACCCCGTAGCTCAAGCAAGTGCagcagagagggaatggggaccTCCACAGGGGTTCCAGGCAGGAAATCCCTCAAATGCAAATCACTTACAAATCATTACTCAGCCTTGCAAAATGGTGAGAGTAATGGTTCCTTGCAGGGACATGTGGTTATGCTACTGGGGTGAATTCAAGCTAGACTGGCAGGGAGATGAGATCCTGACAAGTAGTTCAGAGGGTACAGAAGCTGAGATGGTACAGAAGTTAAAACACTAGTTAGTGTGGAAGGCAGAGGAAACACAGGCTACatttgatttcgaagctccttggatgctgcctgaactgctgtgctcttccagcaccactaatccagaatctggtttccagcatctgcagtcattgtttttacctacatgaGACAGTAGTGAGTTCAGCAAGGTTAAATGTAGGGAGCCTGAAGAATAAGTTAGATGAGCGAACATAGGTGCAAACTACTTTGACATCACTGCTACAACCCGACTGCTACtgaaaggtgtgcaggtcagctCAACATTCCTGATTGTAGGGGCAATCAGACAAGATAGAGAGGGGAATGGTGGCGGGTTGCTGCAATATTGATCAAGGAATCAATTATAGCAGTGAGGAGAGATAATATTGTGGAAGGATCAAATGACGCCATAAAAAACACAGACAAGACAAACAGGCTGCTGCGTATGTACTTTTGCACCCCCTGACACAATCAGAAGAGAATGAGgatcaaatttcagagaatgagGATCAAACTTtagagggtggcacggtggcacagtggttagtactgctgcctcacagtgccagagacccgggttcaattcccacctcaggcgactgacagtgtagagtttgcacgttctccccgtgtctgcgtgggtttcctctgggtgctccggtttcctcccacagtccaaagatgtgcaggtcaggtgaattggccatgctaaattgcccgtagtgttaggtaaggggtaaatgtaggggtatgggtgggttgcgcttcggcaggtcggtgtggacttgttgggccgaagggcctgtttccacactgtaagttatcttatctaatctaattgtgAAAATAAGAAAGCTGTAATCGGGAATTCCAACAATCCAAACATTATCTGGGATTGTTCTAGTGTgcaagatattgagggagcagatTCTTAAATTGTTTCCAGGAGAACTTCTTTAGCTAGTATGTTAAAGGACCAACAGAGGAAGGGATAGTTCTGGGCCTAATATCTGGAAATGAGCCAGGGCAGGTGGGAGGCTTATCAATAGGTGCACATAATGGAGATAGTATCCATAATTCagaacagtggcaaatggaactcAAGATGGAAAAgcatgtcatagagtcaaacagcattgaaacagacccttcagcccactgtGTCTCTAAGACCATAAGTCATAGAAGTAAAattaagccattcggcccatcaagtctttccaccattcaaccatggctgatatgtttctcaatcccattctgccttctccctgtaaacctTCAGtttcttactaatcaagaacttacctactcttgtcttaaatacacttaaaTGATTTGGCCTCCAAAGCCTTcagcagcaatgagttccacagattcactatcctctggctgaagaacttcctccccatctcagttctaaagggtcatcccttcactctgcaGCTGTGCACTCAGGTCCcaatctctcctactagtggaaacatagCCTCCTTATCCACTCTACCCAGGCCTCTCAGGATCTTGCAAGCTTCAATCAAAACCATCAACCTCTCATCCTTCGAAACTCCATTGACAAGCCTCTCATctttgggatcattcttgtaaacttcctctggaGCCCCTCCAATGCTGGCACATCCTCGTTTGGATACACAGCCCAAAGcagcgcacaatattccaaatgccacCTAACTAGTGCCTTGTACAGCCTCAACAGTATATCTTtactcttgtattctagtccCCTTGAAACAAATGTTAATattacatttgccttcttaactgcaaTCTGAATCTGCATGctaaccttaagagaattctAAACTAGggttcccaagtccctttgtgcttcagatttctttcCACATTTAGAAAATACACAAAGCCTCTactattcctaccaaaatgagtgtgcataacctcacactttcccacctcCCATGTGAAGGTTGACAGGGGACTTAATCAAAGTGAATAAGATTGATGAGAGTACACTAAGGCGATTGGGAAGGCACTTTTTCCATCTGtggaagggtcaataacaagggaaTCTCTTTTAAGTTAAGGGTAGAGGGCTAAGAGGGGAGCTAAGGAGAAATATTGTCACTCAGCACATCATTAGAGTCAGAACTACTCCCTAATAGCTGAGTCTGAAATTCTCGAAACATTTAGAGAGGATTTAGATATTCATCTGTGTTGCCATAGTTTCCAGGGCTATGGGCgaagagctggaaaatggaattagtgtAGTCTGATCATTGTTGACCAGTGCAGACactatgggccaaatggactcttTCTGCACTCTAAATGTCTGAGACTATGGAAAGGATAACAGTTTAAGAAATCAGTTGATAAACAGTGCAAAGAAGCTGGGGTAATCTCTGTGCTCCTGAAAGATCCTGGTATAAAGAATATCCTTAACAGAAAACAGAGTTGATAGTGTCTCGTAAATTGGTGTCAGATCTGGTCATGAATACTTACACCAGTTGTGTGGAAGGCCATGCCAGTTGGAAAGGCGAGAGTGGGTATGAGTGAGAAAGGCATCGAAATTGGAGGGGAGGGTATAACTGAGCAGATCAATACCTGCAGAAGTATTCTGGTGAATAGAAGGCAAAAGATGAGATAGCTGACAGCTCAAGAGCTTGTTAGAAGTGACTTGGAGGACAGCCTATTTCCAGGCACAGTTGGATGTGATTGATGGTACAGAAGTGAAAGCAGGTAGCCCTCATTATGGAGAAAGCTCAGTTAGACATTAATCTCAAAAACCCAAACGCAACACCTGATTTGCACTGTTCTATTGATCTCAACCTGATCTACATCAGAGATGACACAACTGTCCACAAAATTTGTTATACCAGCAATTCTTCTACAGGCTTTTGTATCAAAGCACCCATGTACAGAAATGCACTCAGAATAATGGTTTGAATTTGATCCAATTTATTATTGGAATTTAGTCACTAAAAATACAGTGTTATTTTGTTTTGAGTTACTGCTTAGGATATTCTTACAGATTTTCCTGAAAGCCATACTCACCCACTCTTGGCCTAATGAAGCTCTCCTCACTACTTTACAAAGGTGCTTCCCTCCTCTCCAATTCTCAATATATTGCATTCCTCTTCCCAGCTTTCAGTCTCCCATTTCACACACTCCAACTCAAGGTCTCACTTTCTCGCTCAGGCTCCTGCACTTCACCTGTCACCTCTCATACCACGTGGAAAGGTCAGTTTACAGGTTTACCTTAAAATCAAAATTTCCTGCTTTCTGGCAAGTTGTAGTGATAAATTAAAATTTGCCTTTCAGCATCATTAGTGCTAAGGTCAAAGAACATCATAAAGGAAAAAGTGACTTACCTTAATAGTGTACAGTGTGTAAGGGTGAAATCCTCCTCCTCTGTGTTCTTTTGCTGTGACAGTTCCACTGATCCTCAAATTGTGAATCACCACTGGTGTGTCTGGACTGCAAATTGGTTCAAAACTGTAAGTAGACATATTCACTGAAGTAGGTGAGGATGCATGCACAGGTCCTGTGGACACAACATCTAAGGAGTTACAGGATGAACCATCTGATGGAACAGCCTCCTTTTCCTGAAAAGGGTGCGGGCTGGAAAGAATTCGGATTGTTTCATGAGCTAGAATAGTTGTGGATGTCGCTAATTTACCAAATGCCTCTTCTTTTCCAACGTCATCAACATGCTCCAACCCTACAGAAGCTGCATTTTGGTCAAATGATGGCAAAACTGTGGATTCACCTACATTTAGCTCATCACCACTTGCATCTTCTAGCGCATCAAAAGTATTAGCTAGCTCCATTGGAGTTAGCCTGTCCACAGCCAGTTCTTCAGATGCCAACAGTGTTAATGATTCTGTAGAATCCTTTCTCACATCAGATTGTGGTGTTTCAGGTTCAAATTCCTCACATGAATAGAAGAGGTTTAATTTGTCTGGCCTTTGGTGATCATAGCCACTGGTTGTATTTTGTATTGATTTGTCAAACTTTTCATTTGTTTTACTTGCATTTCCATTTACTGATAGGTTTGTCTCCTCCATATTGATTTCCAAGCTATCAGCATCATAGCAATGAAGATCTTCGGTTTTTGGAGTTGGTATTGATTCAGCAATTACCTCTTTTTGGGGTTTCAAGGGCAAGGAAGTGGGCATGATCAGCTGCAAAGACTTCTCCATTACCTCCACTGTCTTACTGCTGGATTTGGTAAAAATGTCTATGATAATACCATTTATCCAATCTGGGTCTGCCATTTTGTTTATAAGGGGTAGAAGCACATTGCACATGATTAGCTCTCTCACCACAAACCTCCCTGTCCTGGTTTCTAGATTGGGATAGGGCACCATCACGTGCAGAAGTAGATCAACAATGCCCCTTGCATAATTCACTTCTGTAGCAGGACTCTGAAGCGCAATATGAGCGTCGTTGACTTTGCAATATATTTTCCACAGTGACTGATTATCTTCTGCTCGGTGGCGGCCAATCTTCTCACGAGATGTCTTCTTGGCCTTCATATAAATCTCCAGGTGACAGCTGCACAAAACAAGGATCCTTTGAGCCAGTCCTTTCCTGTCGACACGCTCCATCCTTCTCTTCAGCTCCAAAGCCATGGCATGCATGGCTCTCTGCACCTCATTCTCAAACTCTGGCTCCTTGCTGACGGTCCTGTACCAAGAAGTGACAAAATCCCTGACTATCTTGGTGATGGTGCCTTCGATCTCCTTGGCCAGAAGCAATTCAGAGTCTGCTTGGGGTAGGGTGGGCTCCAACCTGATAAACCTTTCCAAGTGGACCAGATTGGTGGGGCTGAGCATGAGTTGTGAGCCCAGCCAGCCGCCTAGCAACACCAGAAGCACCGAAACACATAGCAACCAGATGTTGAGCAGCAGCTGGAGGAAGAGACAGGCCAGCACCAGGAGCCCGAGGCCCAGCCACTTCCTCTGCAGCAACAGCTCGTTCAGCAGCCGGCCCGAATCCTTCACATTCCCCGGCTGCATCCCGTCAGCTACAACTGGCGACCGTTTATAATTTCAGACAGCAGCAGGCCGGCCGGTCCAGTCTCTGTTTGTATCCCAACGCCCGGGGAAGAGGACTCCTGTCACCAACTGCGATGCTACAACCGCGAAAACCCTGGGAGCAGCGCCACCTGCAGCACGGGAGGACCGCGCCTCCAGCGTCACCTGCAGCACGGGAGGACCGCGCCTCCAGCGTCACCTGCAGCACGGGAGGACCGCGCCTCCAGCGCCACCTGCGGCACAGGAGGAGCACGCCTCCAGCGCCACCTGCAGCACGGAAGGACCGCACCTCCAGCGCCACCTGCCGCACGGGAGGACCGCGCCTCCAGCGTCACCTGCAGCACGGGAGGACCGCGCCTCC
Above is a genomic segment from Chiloscyllium punctatum isolate Juve2018m chromosome 23, sChiPun1.3, whole genome shotgun sequence containing:
- the snx19b gene encoding sorting nexin-19 produces the protein MQPGNVKDSGRLLNELLLQRKWLGLGLLVLACLFLQLLLNIWLLCVSVLLVLLGGWLGSQLMLSPTNLVHLERFIRLEPTLPQADSELLLAKEIEGTITKIVRDFVTSWYRTVSKEPEFENEVQRAMHAMALELKRRMERVDRKGLAQRILVLCSCHLEIYMKAKKTSREKIGRHRAEDNQSLWKIYCKVNDAHIALQSPATEVNYARGIVDLLLHVMVPYPNLETRTGRFVVRELIMCNVLLPLINKMADPDWINGIIIDIFTKSSSKTVEVMEKSLQLIMPTSLPLKPQKEVIAESIPTPKTEDLHCYDADSLEINMEETNLSVNGNASKTNEKFDKSIQNTTSGYDHQRPDKLNLFYSCEEFEPETPQSDVRKDSTESLTLLASEELAVDRLTPMELANTFDALEDASGDELNVGESTVLPSFDQNAASVGLEHVDDVGKEEAFGKLATSTTILAHETIRILSSPHPFQEKEAVPSDGSSCNSLDVVSTGPVHASSPTSVNMSTYSFEPICSPDTPVVIHNLRISGTVTAKEHRGGGFHPYTLYTIKYETALDTENPGTLQQVAYHTVNRRYSEFLNLQTRLEEKAELRKLLKNVKGPKKLFPDLPFGNMDSDKVEARKSLLETFLKQLCAIPESAYSEEMQEFLALNTDARIAFVKKSFVSRIDKIVVSAIVDTLKTAFPRIEPQSPTEDVGECEVDGKSQGDGKKATKSRLRFTSSKIAPALNVGDIQAKVTYCYNENNLPDGLSIASMEDFILEKEKLLKRAQINLKAKESKGVVAVENDHAIKKLQGNASSSSHQDLNSERSETALADVALDLLCLLMKDHWSWLCTENMQKVIRLLCGTLIERWLEVQIINLTCTQHWVVYLKLLQEAIWPGGTLPKFPKSVRTQEQKVQTKELAFQCLMKMLPALVPEILGEEGYKKSWQLVLESLQDPMINRHLVYCIWDLLLEFLVPEASSEEFQKSLLSCASGSSEKVLG